The nucleotide window TCTCCTCTGCAGCAATAAGGTAAAGCAGTGTGTCACTGAAGAAGAGTCATCAACAACGCAATTACGACAATGGTGGCGGCGGCTATGGCTTCTCACGTCTCTTCCACCCGATCACCGGCTCTTTCCCTCTCCTCTTCATCGTCCTTCTTCCCTGGCACCACTCTCAGGCGATTCTCCGCCGTCTCACTCGCTCCTCCGGCGAGCTTCTCACCCCTCAGCCTCCGCGTCTCCTGCCAAGCCTCCTCCGTCACGTCCCCTTCTACTTCCGATGTGAAAGGTTGGATCTTTCGTTACCAGATTCCGATTCTAGCATTACCCAAATGAGAAAGTTCGTTAATTGATTGGAGATTAATCTTTCaaagcatgtttttttttattacagaaACATAATCTGTTAAACAAAAATGCAAATGTTCTTGTCCGAAGTCGGAACCTGTCTGTAAAAGAATCATTAACTAAAATCTCTTTTGTGTTCTGCAGGGAAATCTGACCTGAAAGACTTTCTGGCCATAGATGATTTTGACACAGAGACCATCAAGAAGATTCTAGACAAGGCTTCAGAGGTGAAAGCCCTGTTGAAGTCAGGGGAGAGGAACTATCTGCCTTTTAAAGGGAAGTCTATGTCTATGATCTTTGCAAAGCCCTCCATGAGGACTCGTGTTTCCTTTGAGACTGGCTTTTTCTTGCTTGGTGGACATGCACTGTATCTTGGACCCAATGACATCCAGATGGGCAAGCGAGAGGAGACTCGCGACGTTGCTCGTGTCCTGTCGCGCTATAATGACATCATTATGGCCCGTGTTTTTGCTCATCAGGTATGCCGGTGAGTTTTTGGTTGGTTTAGAAAAGAGATACTAGGTGGAACACTAGAAGTGCTTTCTCATGTGTCTGTTTTAGTGTCTTGTGTGTGGTATTGGTGTTTTAAAAGCTGAATGAATCAAATCTTGATTGCAGGACATTCTTGATTTGGCTAACTACTCGAGTGTACCGGTTGTTAACGGTCTGACAGATCATAACCACCCTTGCCAAATCATGGCCGATGCACTCACAATGATTGAGCACATTGGTCAAGTCGAAGGGACAAAGGTTAGTTAACCCTTTCAGAATTAAATCTATGCATATAATATTTGACttcaaaacattatttatttcaaaatcatAAATCATAGCTAGACTTGTAGATATTGTATGTGAAATCATACAGAAAAAGTCATCTTTAGGTACACACTGATTCAATAAAATTTCAGGTTGTGTATGTGGGAGATGGGAACAATATGGTGCATTCATGGTTAGAATTGGCATCAGTTATTCCTTTCCATTTTGTCTGCGCTTGCCCAAAAGGGTTTGAACCAGACAAAGAGATGGTTTTAAAGGCACAACAAGCTGGATTAAGTAAGATAGAGATTACCAATGATCCTAAAGAAGCTGTCATAGGAGCTGATGTTGTCTACTCTGACGTATGGGCCAGTATGGGGCAAAAGGATGAAGCTGAATACCGCCGTAAAGCATTCCAAGGCTTCCAGGTATAACATATTTCTTCTGTATACGAATGGCTCTGATTTAGATATCTTACTTATATTATGTTAAAACTTGCAGGTAGATGAAGCTCTGATGAAATTGGCGGGTCCAAAGGCCTACTTCATGCATTGTTTGCCTGCAGAAAGAGGAGTGGAAGTGACCAATGGAGTCGTGGAAGCTCCTTATTCCATTGTCTTCCCACAGGCAGAGAATCGCATGCATGCCCAAAATGCAATCATGCTTCATTTGCTCGGCTTTTAAACCACTTTCGTTGTCTTAGCTCTCTCACTCGTTTACTGGTGTGCCATTGGCTTTATGTACTTTTAGTTTGAGAAACCTTGATGAATAAATATTGTGGATGGTTTTGCTGGGAATAAGAATGAgcttcttttaatatatatgaactCGTGGTTACAAATATTTATAGGTTATTACATCTCTAGAACTATCTCTATCCCATATCTTAGCTTGATACTGTACTTGTAACTTATGTTTGCAAATGTACTTCTGTTGTGCGGATGCTCCACGTTGTTGAAGCTTGTCAGGATGAACGTAGAGAGTTGCCTTTCGGTAAGCTTTTCTAACAGAAGCACTCAACACAAGATCAGTGAAAGGAATTGGTTTCCATCCACTTTCTGCTCCCAGAATCTGCAAAGCATCATGATACAACAAAAAGTCACGAATGaagttttatttacttttaagaattacaaaaagaaaataaataaatggccGGAGAaactttattttctaaaattttatttagcaAACCGCAGAAAAGATGAtgtaagaatatattttttcatcatTTAGTTTTACAACTATATCAAataaagttacatccaaaaattctacaacaaaatatatatgcattttAAGAACTCCAATGGATAAAATCTCCATTAGAaatactttaatatttttaatctcaTTTGGATATTCGGAgagatttttttcttgaaatgtaattatttttagaaattattttagaTCATTCCATAAATCTGAGATACTTtggttaatatatataataaacctTTGAAAGCCGACACGAATATTGTGTTCTATTTTAGCAAATGGGAATAGTGATATTTATACAAAAAGCTTGGTCATTGATCAACgacgtaaaaaataaaaaaacaatgcgaacgTGAGAATTGAACCcaggttagtatgatatatatataggacagttaccactaagccattgaaactttcttggatacatatacaagaaccagtaagtatataatcacaaactcttatgtatatttacaataatatgaattcaactttcaaaactccgatactttgttttgtaaaaaaaaaataagtaagtgattaagctaatatattcttagaaagtgtgagaacgttgacaaatatgaaaaaacatagatttttgttttcgtgcaaagttaagaattttgtaaaagtaagtttaacatataaattttcgtgacaaatatgaaaaaacatagatttttgtaaaattttgacaaaacaactcataacatacttctctaatattttaataaaatattatttaagggtgcaataattaaatatattaattcaataaattttgtaatttatagacaaaacaataacacaacaaattttgaaacatttgtttaacctatcgctttttttttcatgagaagggggatataagccatggagagggtgtccacataggatagaaaaatcaaccaatcagagaacccgaaattgccatgtcatctcatttatttttcgtaaaaaataaaaaaacaatgcgaaggtgagaatcgaacccggattagtatgatatatatatataggacagttaccactaagccattgaaactttcttggacacatatacaagaaccactaagtatataatcacaaactcttatgtacatttacaataatatgaattcaactttcaagactccgatactttgttttgtaaaaaaaaaataagtaagtgactaagctaatatattcttagaaagtgtgagaacgttgacaaatatgaaaaatcatagatttttgttttcgtgacaaagttaagaattttgtaaaagtaagtttaacatataaatttcgtgacaaatatgaaaaaacatagatttttgtaaaattttgacaaaacaactcataacatacttctctaatgtcttaataaaatattatttaagggtgcaataattaaatatattaattcaataaattttgtaatttatagacaaaacaataacacaacaaattttgaaacatttgtttaacctatcaatttttttttcatgagaatccaactaaacaagataaaaataataattagatttacaaatatttaattaccattttattcaattttgattaatttcaaattatcataatgtatctttttgaagttacaaatatgaaaaagcatagatttttgtacaatttgacaaaacaactcaaaacatatttttctaatgtcttaataaaatattatttaaggatgcaataattaaatatattaattcaataaattttataatttatagacaaaacaataccacaacaaattttgaaacatttgtttaaccaatcgatttttttcatgagaatccaactaaacaattagatttagaaatatttaattaccattttattcaattttgattcattttaaattgtaataatgtatatttttgaagttacaaaaaaataatgttctttctttattacactagcattatatatagattctatatacacaaaataaatataatatagcAACATAaacttgctttccccgattcatatgaaaactttttaagttatccaccaaagcaaattaattaaatcaatgaaattgttaaaatacagcaaattaatatataattttattttaaattaaattatttaaaaagtgtattttcgttaaaacaaaataataaataagtaaaactggtttgatggtaatttttatgatatatatatatatatatatcaattctgtgaaagaaagagaagcttaatatggaaaaaatcttaaatacaaaaacctctaaaaattaacaaaaaaactaataaattaaactatgatatcacttaaaagcttcttagaccatattaataaaatatttaagcgataattagacaaatttgattttttttccagcaacaagtttattattaattagcatcagttatttcaagatgtttaagaaatggtagacaaaaaaataggatggacattaatgatatatgaactatgaatagtattttgtgaagcagacttagaaaacatatctgcacatccattttcagtcctttttgatgcctaaattcaatttcttcagagtagttattccacaaatagatcgtatgagatattgttttgatatgtagatttgttttttcaatgttaagaagattgataactgtaaaaatgtctccttcgtatatgatatgtctataaccgagtctccaacatgagacaagtttgtttaaaacgtaaataattttatttttcttatattatataatcaatatatattatttactgataataaaaatatagttattcatctatcacaaatatctatgcaaatatgtgaatcaagtacaacaatcaaacaacatattgatttccacaaagaaaatttaaaaaatatatttatgttatgtagtcatattttatattttttaaataatataatacaatattatacatttttttttagaattgagaaatacatatatcacttagacaaattaaacaaatttgatttttattttgtgagcaaaaagtttattattaattagcattacttatttcaagatgtttaagaaatgatggacaaaaaaaataggatggacataaatgatatatgaactataaatagttttttgtaaagctgaTCTACTTAGATAACCCATATGCatatccatttccagtcctttttgatgcataaattcaatttcttcagagcagttattccacaaagagatcgtatgagatattgttttaatattcagatttgtttcttgattgttaagaagattgataagtgtaaaaatgtttcattcgaatatgatatgtctataatcgagtccccaacatgagacaagtttgttaaaaagtaaataatttcatttttcttatattatataataaatatatattatttactgataataaaaatatagttattcatctatcacaaatatctatgcaaatatgtgaattaagtacaacaatcaaacaacataatgatttccacaaagaaaatataaaaaatatatttatgttatgtaatcttattttctattctttaaataatataatacaatattatacattattttttagaattgaaaaatacatataatatcttatccgcgcgtatcgcggttaaaaaatctagttttttattaaaaataagatatcaATCAAAACACAACATTGTTTTGTTGGTGGCATTCATAAATAGTACTGTACATTGTTTCACTTATGCATTCCGATGATATAGATTACAGATTACATTTATGAACTTTACCGGTCTGATTGTTATAAATAAGTGTGGCCTTTAATCCGTCGAGCCGCCTCATTTCTAAGACCATAATTAATTCGGGGTTTTTAAAGTGGGTTTTTTAGCGTAAgttaaaaaactgtttttaacttCCACTAAGAATCCCAATCTAAAAATTTtaggttaatcatgctctaacgTGAACAATGTAGGCAGCCAACTAAAACATACAGAAGAAGGAGGATCATATACAGAAATTAGACTTGGATCTTTTACCCTTTGGCCCACTTTCTTTTTCTCAAAGGAAGAAACaaaatgaaataattattttataatattaataatcaaCATTCTCCATTCAAAAGTAGtcgcaaaaaaaagaaaatagaagCTCGAAAagtgttatttatttatatccattattacatatatatggtaGCTTAGATACGATACATAGGTTGTGACGAcacagaaaaagaaaagaaaaaggataCACATAGGTCCTGAGTTATATAACTTTGGCCCTAtctgtgatatatatatatatatctatatgttaaatttctttgatcaaaaaaaaaatatattaagttttttttctcatgtttttgttttggtacAAAACTGCAAGGTGACTAGTTCTCTACAGTAGAGCCAAATCAAATGGTTGGAGACATTCACATCAAACATATAAAAAGTTAACTTTGATCATAACGCTTGCATATGCATATatctatcatatatatataatatctataacaaaaaaaactaaattatatattgttatataCCATAATAATAACATAACAATTTTGCTCATATAAACATTGAAATCTTCACAGAAAAATGTAACGTAGCCTGCAAAAAAATGTTGTGTTTACATTATATACTTGTTTTTTGGTTGGTTCCAAATGATGCTTATCTACAAGATTCTCTGTAAGTGAAATTAAGAAACACTTtactaggtttttttttttttgcatttgaaGGTACGTATTGcagcttttgttttttttctaagaTTTGTATCGAACTGTTAAtaataggggtgggcgttcgggtacccgttcgggttcgggtcgggtatttcggattttcgggtatttcggtatagaggtctagaacccgttcgggtatttctgtacttcgggtcgggttcgggtatttttagttcggattcggttatttcggatcgggttcggatatttagattttgaaaaaaaatattaaaattttcatttctcaagtttattgtattttaaaatataacttttagttaactaattttttatttttaatagattgaatggttaatagatttggacataacattttaaaactaaaaagacactaatttagttatttttttttaattttggatataactttttgttaatttttgaaataaaaaacttgacatgcattttaagtgagtagcaaatcattttttccggaattgtatgtatatcatatgaacttaaattatgtgtagtatcaatataaatattttatataaaatgagagatataaactagaaacataaggttaattatacatatgttcggttatcttcggatatccattcgggttcgggtattatccgttcgggttcgggtatccaatctctccttattcaatatccgttcgggtattttgctacttcggttcggttttttcggatcgggttcgggtgccacttcggatatcgggtaaagtgcccacccctagttaATAATAGCGTTGAAAgcctgttacaaaaaaaaaaaaatagcgtCGATCGTATTTGTATATCTCTAACTTTGTACTTAAGCGTAAAAAAGACAGAATCATAAAATAGTGAATAAACTGATTACAAGTACCATCCGTGTAAAAGACAAAAAGTCAAACTAAACTAAAAACACATATTATTAAGTTAAATTGCATTCCATATACGCAACTTTTCTAATAATTAACTCAATTCTAAATTCCACTCCATGATATCTTTGTTTATAGACACACAACTTGTTACATCATGGCTAATTACCTAATTTCCAACTTCTCTATGGGGTTTTAGCCGATTGActctattattaatttattattaactactcaaacaAAACATCATCCAATCGTACAAGCTACAAAACCTAGATAACAtctaaaacaaaaagataacaaTAGATTAAGAGATGATTCTCTTACATAATCTCACAACTAAGTAGTACTTGATCACTTCACCATTAGAGAgttcatgttgttgttgttggtgttgGTTGTTTCCTAGCATTGTTCTTGTTGTTATGCATCCAGACTTTGAAGACCTGTCTCTTAACTCCGATCTCACCACAGAATCTCTTGAGGTCTTCTTCGTCTTGCTTGTTCATCCTCCACCCTAGCTTTTCCGCAAACTCCATCATCTTCTCCTTCTGCTCCGCCGTGAACTTCGTCCTGAACCGTTTCATCGAAAACGCCGTTTGTCCCGGCGTAACACCTCCTCCATTCTCTCCGCTTGACTGTCCATACATATTCAGATCTTCACTAGACGACTCagctcctcctccgccgccgccgtAAGGGAAGCTCATCGGCGTCACCATTCCTCCTCCACCAGGAGGACTCATTCCGTACTTGTGGTGGTGCAACGGCGCGTAACTCGGCGGGGGAGGAAGCATGAGTGGGTTAAGCATCATGTTTCTCGGCGGTGGTCTTCTCCCTCCACCGTACTGGTGATGGTGGTGATGATGACGGTGATGAGAGCTTCCATCTGAGCTTCCTACGCCGTCGTTTTCTTTCCGGTGGAAATTACGGTGGCAGTCACAAGCAGCGCATCTAAGAGCTTCTAATGTTCCTTCCTCACCACTCGGCATGAACTCGCCGCAACCGTCATATACACTTCCACCGACGCTCGCCGCGTGGTTCTTCAGACACTCTCGGTACCGTACGGTGGAGATGGAAAAAGAAGGCGAAGACTTGGATTGGTGGGGAACTAGGGTTTGAGAGTTGGAAGAGACACGAGTGTTGTTGTTACCGTTGCAGTTATCTTCATTTGTAATAATGCTATTGATATTACCAACACCATTGTTGCCATTgtcatctcttcttctctcaatCATTTCATGGCTTCTCATAtccattttctttttcttggagtttaattataattaaaccCTGAAAATGATTTAATTTGCAATTAAGGAGATGGAGAAGGgcgctgacaaaaaaaaaaggagatggAGAAGGGTTTAACTTGTGGATCTCTaccctaccaaaaaaaaaaaaaaaaaaacttgtggaTCTCTACTCTAGGGTTTGTTTAATCTCATGTCtggaaaagaaaatattaatgaGACTGCTAATAAGGAAAGAAAGACTGTTAAAGACAAAAAGAAGAATGTTAATTAAAGACAAAGAGATTCAGAGACTTACCGATAAAAGCAAGTACACGAGGTAAGACTCAGATTTTCCAGGAGGAACTGAAGAGGACCTTAACCAATAAAAGCtcaaaagctttttttttacttgtgaAGGGTATTAatggagagagagatgagatgtCTAGGAACTTTTGGGATTGATACTGTAAAAGGGAACTTTTAGGGTTAATTAGTTGTTAAGGTTGAAAGAGAGAAGAAGTCATGTTTGATGTCTCAGTGCTCCCAACAAGCAAACCTTTGAGATCTGATTATAAGAGACAGTTCTTGTGGTGAGGCCATGGGAAAGAGATAGAGACGATCGTATgagtatatattatactatcATGTAGTGAAGTACTTCTCATTTAGCATCTCCTTTGAAGtgcttttataattttaaagcaAAATTTTAAGGTAATCTTGGACTTAAATGAATACTAATGGTAATGATCTGTGGGATTAGTTCAACTAGTTGAAAGATTATTTCAGTGATTCTGAATTTTTAACCTGATTAAGTATATTTATGTCTATGAAGAAAGTATATTATCCCGGTTGAAAACAGAATCCCCAAAATAAAAACCTTAATTCTCTAATCTCTCAATTCTCTAATTTCTCAATCTTCTAACCCTAGTTAGAGAACTGAGAAATTAGAGAATTAAGGTTTTTAATTGAGGGGTCTGGTTTTAGTTTGTCAtgaaaaaggagaagaagagatgataaaaaaaaaagatgtcaTTTAGAccattttcatataaaaattatactataCTACTGACCCTTTATCAATCTTCAAGAGAAAAACGAGAACATAGAAAAAGTTAAAATGGgaagaaaaatacttaaaagtTTATTTTGGAATATTAAGCTAAATGACTCTATTATAATGTTTTAACATCCAATCTAAATAGGCAATTGAACAACCTTTCAGACCACATGTTATATTGTATTGTAGTATTtgtaaatataaacaaaatgcattttattttaaaactactACATTTAGCAATAATCATAACATGAGTGAacattttaaatctgaaaactaaaaaaatgaagataatATATAAACGAAAATAAACTAACAATGCATCAGATTAGAACTACTTCTAGTTATTTTCATCATATtccatatatttatttataagcgGTGTATTGAGATCTtcatcaataaatttaaaatgatgataaataacatatttttactctatatatcatatacaattAAATCATAAAAGGTATATTTTAAAACGACGCATCTGGTTGAATCAGTAATACATAATCACAGATTAATGTAAGTTTTTTAGACATCATGTAAGTTTATTTAAGTTTTACAATTAGTTgatttgatatattattttttaataatgcataactttagcaaaaaaaaattgaagccaTGTAAGTTTATAGTAATTATATTGCATAACTCTATGCATTTTGGTCACAccaattgttttttctttcttaatttgTATGAAATTTGATTGGTCTATCAGTTAGTTTAGTTCTATACACATCACGATTCAACAGTAACTTGAAGCTCAAATTTCATAGTATATATCATTGGCATGAAACTGATGCAATTATTGAATTATGTCGCAGTTTGTATGTCATTTTTACCAAGTACCACAAGCCATTAGTGCATTGACatattaaaatggtaaaaacagaaaatatgagtacatagaattttttttaaaatttctcagttatatgattattttttgttgttgttgcataACGCTAAAATGCTAAAATGTAAATCAGTCTGAAATGGGCAGACTGTTGCTTGTATATCACAACAGTTAATTCCCTTTAAGTaaagtaaaaaattatatacagtCAGCTGATAATAACTATTAAACAAACACTAACATCTAGTAATAATCAATTCAGAATATTGTAATTTGTGCCAATGGATCATATGTACATAAGTACATTTGTAATCAGAAAATTGAACGAATATTGAAGTTTACTGATAAAGTATAAACTCGCATTCTATAGCATTAAATTATGTTTGTGCATTGTGCGCATAATTCTTTTTTGTTCGGTGCAACTGCTACGTCTAATATACGTTTGTATACTTTTATTTTTGCTCAACAAGATCTTGATCGGATTTGGGCGTTGTTTGAGTGATTAAAAATCACATCTTTCAAATGTAAAGTATACTCTCTCTTTTCCTAAATTATGCATTTTCTTGTGTTTTGCACATATtagaaaaacatattaaatattaattataaatttgcGTTTAGCTATTCttcataattttaaactaatagtATTTGAATAAGTACaattaatatttgaattttacaatttataattattaactaCTAAAAATTGCAGAACAATTGTAAACatacatctttttgaaacataattttatttttaaacatttatttcTTAGGAACAAAGGGATTAGTTATAGGATAACCTTTATAGTTTgttcatttgaaaaaaaaataccgaaaacctttaaaaactaaaattttaatgtcAAAACCACAAATAATTACCATCATACTGTTTTATTTTGGAGATGTACCAAAAAGGAGcgtttagtaaaaaaaaaagaaggaaattaGGCTTTATAGTGTGTGGGTTGCAGAGGAGGGCAGTACAGAGAACAACCGACAAGGTCAAGTTGGAATCCCAGCCACATGCCCTGCCACATTATGGCCCCCGccattctctctctcctccattatttttactctctctcttGAATCTTTGTTAATGTTCTTATGCCAATATTATGAACGTTGCTATATAAATTCACCCGCGTAGCTTAATCATCTTATAAACATCAAAAGTTGAAGATATATATCTCTGATACGATTAAGATCATGTCTCAAAAGTATGTAGCATCAAGATTACAACAATACACGTAGATTTACGCATTGGATTGGAACAGTGTACATGATAGAGTTAAAACTTTATTAAAGACAAATACAAATATCATGCTTGATAAGATATTAAGATATCAAGCTTATCATCAGATCTCATTGCTATTCATACTATATTTATTTGTCTTCTTTTGCTTATTTTTGCTTTGGGAGGAGAAGACTTAATCGATGTATATCAAGATCAGCCATCTATAGTTAGGAGAATTGTTAAGATTTGAAATGTCTGTATTTAAACAGAGAACCTAAACCAGAAAAAGCAGTTTTGAAGTAGTAACAACTGTATAACCCAACAATGTCTGAATCATAATCTCTCTCTCACACTCTCTGCCACCCTCCACGCTTCCCCGCAAGCAAACTTTTTCCTTTTCCCtcacttttttaattttctttcttcCTATGATTTTCTACACCTAAGTTGTAGCTTCTATGGTGTAGGGATATTTTGAGATTTGGAACTATCAAATTCCACTAACTTGGTTTCACTAAAGTATCTAATTTTATATCCGGTTCATTTAAACCAGTATCTGGTTTGATTAAATGAATTCCACCAACTCTCTGGACACCAATAGGCTATTGGTGTCCTCTCTTTGCTTCATGTATGAACTCTCTCATCCAAGTTACTTTTCATTATCTAGCgcgttaaaaatataattaacatgGCGATTTAAGGGATTAACTTCATGGAATATTGTTTAGACAACCATGTAGAATATTGAAATCAAG belongs to Brassica rapa cultivar Chiifu-401-42 chromosome A07, CAAS_Brap_v3.01, whole genome shotgun sequence and includes:
- the LOC103830654 gene encoding ornithine carbamoyltransferase, chloroplastic: MVAAAMASHVSSTRSPALSLSSSSSFFPGTTLRRFSAVSLAPPASFSPLSLRVSCQASSVTSPSTSDVKGKSDLKDFLAIDDFDTETIKKILDKASEVKALLKSGERNYLPFKGKSMSMIFAKPSMRTRVSFETGFFLLGGHALYLGPNDIQMGKREETRDVARVLSRYNDIIMARVFAHQDILDLANYSSVPVVNGLTDHNHPCQIMADALTMIEHIGQVEGTKVVYVGDGNNMVHSWLELASVIPFHFVCACPKGFEPDKEMVLKAQQAGLSKIEITNDPKEAVIGADVVYSDVWASMGQKDEAEYRRKAFQGFQVDEALMKLAGPKAYFMHCLPAERGVEVTNGVVEAPYSIVFPQAENRMHAQNAIMLHLLGF
- the LOC103830655 gene encoding zinc-finger homeodomain protein 5, encoding MDMRSHEMIERRRDDNGNNGVGNINSIITNEDNCNGNNNTRVSSNSQTLVPHQSKSSPSFSISTVRYRECLKNHAASVGGSVYDGCGEFMPSGEEGTLEALRCAACDCHRNFHRKENDGVGSSDGSSHHRHHHHHHQYGGGRRPPPRNMMLNPLMLPPPPSYAPLHHHKYGMSPPGGGGMVTPMSFPYGGGGGGAESSSEDLNMYGQSSGENGGGVTPGQTAFSMKRFRTKFTAEQKEKMMEFAEKLGWRMNKQDEEDLKRFCGEIGVKRQVFKVWMHNNKNNARKQPTPTTTT